A window of the Egibacter rhizosphaerae genome harbors these coding sequences:
- a CDS encoding MFS transporter: MARTGDEQEAAQEAAGPRDRVAAGAVVGAHTLQHLYQHGFYVILPEVYAALSLTPIAGGAIETARRVAGGVASMGGGFVLDRFQDKRILVLYLSLLTMGLGYLLVGVAPTYVVILVAVALANAAGSIWHPAALSLLSQRYPHRRGFWLALHRAAGSVGDVTGPLLVGALLTVLVWQGVLYGALPLALVFALLLWVVLRKAPQWQATTQAPTGERRSFREQSKALGAMLRGRSLRRLLLVGAFNGLGQGGLLVWLGIYLSETQGMGSVGIGVHTALLTGFGIVAGPLTGMLSDRVGRKPVIAGVLAAKSLIAVGMALAGSGVLLSLLVALMGTVMFGANSLIQAGALDVADGHDLEGSMIGLLWGVNALFAGLSPLVLGVLVQGIGFAVLFWYVAAVNALATVMALMLPRLERRGR; this comes from the coding sequence ATGGCGCGGACGGGTGACGAGCAGGAGGCTGCGCAGGAGGCCGCCGGGCCCCGTGACCGGGTTGCCGCCGGGGCCGTCGTGGGCGCGCACACCCTGCAGCACCTCTACCAGCACGGGTTCTACGTCATCCTGCCCGAGGTGTACGCGGCCTTGTCGCTGACCCCGATCGCGGGGGGCGCCATCGAGACGGCGCGTCGCGTGGCCGGCGGCGTCGCGAGCATGGGCGGCGGGTTCGTGCTCGATCGCTTCCAGGACAAGCGCATCCTCGTGCTGTACTTGAGCCTGCTCACGATGGGGCTCGGGTACCTGCTGGTCGGGGTCGCGCCCACGTACGTCGTGATCCTGGTCGCGGTCGCATTGGCCAACGCGGCTGGCTCGATCTGGCACCCGGCCGCGCTCAGCCTGCTGTCGCAGCGCTACCCGCACCGGCGAGGTTTCTGGCTCGCGCTGCACCGTGCGGCCGGCAGCGTGGGCGACGTTACGGGTCCGCTGCTGGTCGGCGCCCTGCTCACGGTGCTCGTGTGGCAGGGGGTGTTGTACGGGGCGCTGCCCCTGGCCCTCGTCTTCGCGCTCCTGCTGTGGGTCGTGCTCCGCAAAGCACCTCAGTGGCAGGCCACGACGCAGGCACCGACGGGCGAGCGGCGCTCCTTCCGCGAACAGTCCAAGGCGCTCGGGGCGATGCTCCGCGGGCGGAGTCTGCGGCGGTTGCTGCTGGTGGGCGCCTTCAACGGTCTCGGACAGGGCGGCCTGCTCGTCTGGCTCGGGATCTACCTGAGCGAGACCCAGGGCATGGGCAGCGTCGGCATCGGTGTGCATACCGCGTTGCTGACCGGGTTCGGGATCGTAGCCGGCCCACTCACCGGCATGCTCTCCGACCGCGTGGGCCGCAAGCCGGTGATCGCCGGGGTGCTCGCGGCGAAGTCCCTGATCGCGGTCGGCATGGCGCTCGCCGGCAGCGGCGTGCTGCTGAGCCTGCTCGTGGCGCTCATGGGCACGGTCATGTTCGGCGCCAACTCGCTCATCCAGGCCGGGGCACTCGACGTCGCCGACGGCCACGACCTCGAAGGCTCCATGATCGGGCTCCTGTGGGGCGTGAACGCGCTGTTCGCCGGCCTGTCGCCGCTCGTGCTCGGCGTCCTCGTCCAGGGGATCGGCTTCGCCGTGCTCTTCTGGTACGTCGCCGCGGTCAATGCCCTGGCCACCGTCATGGCGCTCATGCTCCCACGTTTGGAGCGACGGGGTCGCTGA
- a CDS encoding Fur family transcriptional regulator — MSDSDGPDVTGHLREVGLRATAPRRAVLEWLAEHPHATAEQVAEGARQRLGAISKQGVYDVLAACADAGLVRQIRPAGHPARFERRTGDNHHHLVCRSCGTVDDVDCVTGEAPCVTPEDHRGYEVDEAEVVLWGLCAHCRSGARSAPSPPPAG, encoded by the coding sequence GTGAGCGACTCTGACGGCCCGGATGTGACCGGGCACCTGCGCGAGGTGGGGCTCCGGGCGACCGCCCCTCGCAGGGCGGTCCTGGAGTGGCTGGCCGAGCACCCGCATGCGACCGCTGAGCAGGTGGCAGAGGGCGCGCGTCAGCGCCTGGGAGCCATCTCGAAGCAGGGCGTCTACGACGTTCTCGCCGCTTGCGCCGACGCCGGCCTGGTCCGGCAGATCCGCCCGGCCGGGCATCCTGCCCGGTTCGAGCGGCGCACCGGTGACAATCACCACCACCTCGTGTGCCGCAGCTGCGGCACCGTCGACGATGTCGACTGCGTCACCGGCGAGGCGCCGTGCGTGACCCCCGAGGACCACCGGGGCTACGAGGTCGACGAGGCCGAAGTGGTGCTCTGGGGGCTCTGCGCTCACTGCCGTTCCGGTGCCCGGAGCGCTCCGTCCCCGCCGCCCGCTGGCTGA